In Spirochaetota bacterium, a single window of DNA contains:
- a CDS encoding Ppx/GppA family phosphatase: MRVASIDLGSNSFHMAIIELKKGHINVIDRQKEKLRLVSKKNVVNINGNPYITDSAILKIIDTIQKFKNISELYNAKIIAVATSAIREAANAEEIEQRVYNSTGVKIDIISPYEEGRLAYMGAIYSLDCYDKDATVIDIGGGSLQICRGKSGNIKKIKSYKMGVIRLTENYFEEGFDREKQKELINFIESQLEPVENYFINSEVYIGVSGTIENIARLCNKVSKNGDSNGLIINYENLDEIFKKLPDLLKDETIFEFVDYSRKDTIISGIILLKLIFEIFRIKKLVFSAFSIKEGNVISLIKKKYLSNIRHSSTKHLFKKINIDKIHVKNVSKFALYLFDILKNTHKLDKNWRDYLFTASILHDIGKIISFNNHQDHSEYIIINSQILGYTEREKKIISKVAKYHKNQNIDNEPYEIKVLSGILRIADSLDKSGFSLFKEAKLDIRSKKLFIVLQDGKMFNVFNYFIEQKKKLIVETLKIEIEVTISR; this comes from the coding sequence AATGTAATAGATAGACAGAAAGAAAAGTTAAGATTAGTTTCAAAAAAAAATGTGGTGAACATCAATGGAAATCCATACATTACAGACTCAGCAATACTTAAAATAATTGATACAATTCAAAAATTTAAGAATATATCGGAGCTATATAATGCTAAAATTATTGCTGTTGCTACAAGTGCTATAAGAGAAGCAGCAAATGCTGAAGAAATTGAACAAAGAGTATATAATTCTACAGGTGTAAAGATTGATATTATATCCCCTTATGAAGAAGGAAGACTAGCTTATATGGGAGCTATTTATAGCCTTGATTGCTATGATAAGGATGCTACAGTTATAGATATAGGAGGGGGTAGTTTACAGATATGTAGAGGAAAAAGTGGAAATATTAAAAAAATTAAAAGTTACAAAATGGGTGTTATAAGACTTACAGAAAATTATTTTGAAGAAGGTTTTGATAGAGAAAAACAAAAAGAACTTATTAACTTTATTGAATCTCAATTAGAACCAGTAGAAAATTATTTTATTAATTCTGAAGTTTACATTGGTGTTTCTGGAACTATAGAAAATATAGCCAGGCTATGTAATAAAGTTTCAAAAAATGGAGATTCAAATGGACTTATAATAAACTACGAAAATTTGGATGAAATATTTAAAAAATTACCTGATTTACTAAAAGATGAAACCATATTTGAATTTGTTGACTATTCAAGAAAAGATACAATTATAAGTGGAATAATATTATTAAAATTAATATTTGAAATTTTTCGTATTAAAAAACTTGTATTTTCTGCTTTTAGTATAAAGGAAGGGAATGTTATAAGTTTAATAAAAAAAAAGTATCTTTCTAATATAAGGCACTCTAGCACTAAGCATTTATTTAAAAAAATTAATATAGACAAAATACATGTAAAAAATGTGTCTAAATTTGCTTTATATTTATTTGATATTTTAAAAAATACACATAAGTTAGATAAAAACTGGAGAGATTACCTATTTACTGCATCAATTTTACATGATATTGGAAAAATTATATCTTTTAATAATCATCAAGATCATTCAGAGTATATTATTATAAATTCTCAAATTCTTGGTTATACAGAGAGAGAAAAAAAGATAATATCAAAGGTAGCTAAATATCACAAAAATCAAAATATAGATAATGAACCTTATGAAATAAAAGTTTTATCAGGTATTTTGAGAATAGCAGATTCATTGGATAAGTCTGGATTCTCTCTTTTCAAGGAAGCCAAATTAGATATTAGATCTAAAAAGCTATTTATTGTTTTACAAGATGGAAAAATGTTTAATGTTTTTAACTATTTTATTGAGCAAAAGAAAAAGTTAATTGTTGAGACTCTTAAAATAGAAATAGAAGTTACTATATCAAGATAA
- a CDS encoding DUF998 domain-containing protein — translation MFFLSFPFIFGKKYPGYSNLKDIIIKLGSKDSPVNLFFAFNLILVGILLLIFAIAQNRFFFFKNWATILYTSGIIIFVISTILAGIFPEDPKGYQETIKGKIYGIA, via the coding sequence CTGTTTTTTTTAAGTTTTCCTTTTATATTTGGGAAAAAATATCCAGGATATAGTAATTTGAAAGATATTATAATTAAGCTTGGTAGTAAAGATAGTCCTGTAAATTTGTTTTTTGCATTTAATTTAATTTTGGTTGGTATATTATTGCTAATATTTGCAATTGCTCAAAATAGATTCTTCTTTTTTAAGAATTGGGCTACAATACTTTATACATCAGGTATTATTATTTTTGTTATTAGTACTATTTTAGCAGGTATTTTTCCAGAAGATCCTAAAGGTTATCAAGAAACAATAAAAGGTAAGATATATGGGATTGCATAG